The Litoribacterium kuwaitense DNA segment TAAAGGGACGTCAAGGCGCCGTAAACTGTCCCCCACCAGCACCGCCACCACCTTTCCTGTATTTAAAAGCAAAAGGCCGAGCCACAGCAACTCAATTGCTAGAGCACCAGCCTAGTCCGTTAGCATTTATGAAGTAAGTCCCATTGCTTTTCCCGTTTCCTCATATAAATAAACAAGTATTTTACGTCTATAAAAATTTTATATCATCCAAAAAATCAATCGGACCCTGCATTGCTTAAGAAAACCTGGTCATCTAAGCGTGCATATCCGTAAAGACTTGAATAGGTCACACGAAAACCAAGCCTAAATAATGGCATAAACGGGTATATCCTTATCATTGCAAGGACTGCTAACAACGGAAAGGGAAAACCGACAATGAAACAAACGAGACAGGTCTTTTTAATGTTGCTATTGATTGCTTCTTTCTTCCTAGGGATAAGTGATTGGGTCGATGACAGAGAACGCTTCATCTCTTGGCTCATCTATGGCTTCATCATAGCTTCAATCTGCTTTGCCATTCTACTCGAAGGCCGAAATCCTTACAAAACACTCCTCTGGATTTATACAATGATCTTCTTCCCTATTGCAGGCTATGCCCTGTACTTAATGACCGGGCAGTTGGAAGTAAAGGGACACTTATTCAGGCAAAAACGACAAGACAATCGCTGGTACTTTGATCGCCTCCATAACAACAAGCCTCGCGATACGTGGCAAGGTTTAGGAGAAACAGAAAAAACGATCTCTACTTTTATTCAACAAACGACAAAAAATGATATGAGCTTCTATACGAATGCCGATATACTGACAAACGGCGAAGAAAAATTCCCCGACCTGATCACCAATTTGAAGACAGCGAAACACTTTATCCATTTAGAGTACTATATTTTTCGCTCAGATCACATCGGGACGACGATCATTGACATCCTTTGTGACAAAGCGGAGCAAGGTGTAGATGTCCGTGTCATTTACGATGGCATTGGAAGCATTCAGTTGAAGCGCAAAGCCATTCAACGAATGAAACAGTCCGGTGTCAACATTTATGCATTCCTTCCATTGAGTGAAGGACTCAAAACCCAAAAAGTTAATTTTAGAAACCATCGCAAAATCGTCATTATCGATGGGCAGACAGGTTATATCGGTGGACTGAATATCGGAGACGAGTATATCGGTCGTTCACGAGAGTTTAACTTCTGGCGCGACACACATGTCAAAATTAAAGGTGAAGCCATTCAACATTTGCACACGATTTTTCTAATGGACTGGCAATATGTCAGCGGAGAAAAATTGCCCATTAAACAGTTCATTTCCAATGAAGCACTTTTACAAGAAAGTGCGGATGGTGGTGTACACATCGTGTCAAGCGGTCCAGATTCTGAGCAAGGAACAATGGCCGACATCTACTTTACGATGGTCACTGAAGCACGACAATCGGTATGGATTGCTACGCCTTATTTTATACCTAACAAAGCGATGCGTACGGCGTTAAGCACAGCCGCCTCCAGAGGTGTAGATGTTCGTTTAATGGTACCGGAAAAAAACGATGGTTTTTTTACTCGCTACGGGACACAATCTTACTTTGCAGAGCTCTTATCTAAAGGCGTAGATATTTACACGTACCATAAAGGTTTTCTCCATGAAAAAGTCATCATTGTCGATGAAAACGTCGCTTCAATCGGGACAGCGAATGTCGACCTGCGCAGTTTTAACTTAAACTTTGAAGCGAATGTATTTCTGTTTCAATCAAAGGCTGTCGCTACACTTGTAAATGATTACCAATCCGACCTTAACGATTGCAGGCAAGTTATATCCTCTGAATGGAAAAACAGACCTTTTTCAATGCGGGTGAAAGAATCCTTTTCTCGCTTATTTTCACCGGTCTTGTAGACAGTAGACACCTTATGATCTGAATGCTATAGTGTACTTGAATTGAATATGCTGCGGGGAGCCGTTTTTGGCTGAGAGGGTGATTTGTCACCGACCCAAAATACCTGATCTGGATCATGCCAGCGAAGGGATGTCAGCGAGTTGCCGCTTGTTATAGATCATGTGGCTACTTTTGCTTTGGTATATACATCGCTTCTTTAGCGATGTTTTTTATGCGCAAAAAAAGCATGAGCTGTTGTGATCATACACCGCTATCAACTTAAACGAGTCGAAGGCGTTGTTTACGCAGTGATTCAATGATACATCAAATGAAGGGAAGGAGATCGTATGTCCACTGTAAACTTAGGTTTTCAAGTATTACCGAAAATGAATCCTGGGGAGAGTTCGTATGACGCTGTTGACCGCGCGATTGATGTCGTTGCTCAGTCTGGTGTTTCTTATGTGGTCGGACCAATGGAAACGGTGATGGAGGGAGAATTAAATCACCTTTTGCAAATTGTCAAACAAGCCCAGGACGCATGCATTGCTGCAGGTGCTCATGAAGTCATGACGCATGTAAAGATCCATTACCGCCCAGATGGAGGCGTCACTCTTGATGAAAAAATCAGCAAATACAGAGGGTAAAAAGTATGGAGCGGCATCGCCTTACCAGTGCTATTCATTTTACTCCTCCTTCTCCTATGGGAAATCGCCACTTGGGGGACAGGAATTGAACAGTGGATTTTGCCACCACCTAGCGTCGTCATACAAACGCTTTGGGAAACACGTGATTTATTGTTCACCCACATCGGCCCAACCTTAATGGCAACATTTGCTGGCTTAAGCATTGCTATTATCGTCGCTGTGACCATCGCGACGTTAACAGACGTAGCCTATTGGATTAGACAAACTATTTACCCACCGCTCGTTATTTCGCAGACGATCCCGATTATCGCTTTGGCACCACTGTTTATGATTTGGTTTGGCTATGGCTTATTACCTAAAATTATTGTCGTCGCACTCGTCTGTTTTTTTCCTATTACGATTAGCCTAGCCGACGGATATCGGCAAGTCGATCCGTCCATGCTCAGGCTTTTACGTTCAATGGGCGCGTCCCGCTGGCAGCAATTTAAGATGGTTAAACTTCCAGGCGCGCTTCCTTCATTTTTTTCCGGCTTACGAATTGCTGGCACTTACAGCGTCATGGGAGCTGTTATCGGTGAATGGCTCGGAGCGAGCAAAGGACTTGGCGTGTTTATGACGAGATCTTCTCAATCGTTCCAAACCGATCGTGTCTTTGCAGCGATCATCGTCGTCGTGTTGCTCAGTTTGACCATCTTTTTACTTATTGAGGTCTGTGCCAGACTCACAATGTCATGGCACTACCAGGCGAAAAAAAAGTAATACGAAGTTTTGCCTAGAAAAATCAAGGAGTGAATCACAATGAAAAAACATCATATTCTTCAGGTTGGATGGCTCGCCTTACTTTTATTACTCGCAGCATGTACAGACGCGCCTTCGGACCAAAGCTCAAACGATACTGCGGGGAACAAAGAAGCCACGCCCACATCTGACAACACTGACCTGACTGAAGTGACTGTCATGCTCGACTGGCTTCCAAACACGAATCATACAGGGCTCTATGTTGCACAGGCAAACGGCTACTATGAGGAGCAAGGTTTAAAAATAACCATTCAGCAGCCTGGTGAGGGCAACACTTCCGACCAAATGGTTGCAGCCGGCCAGGCAGAATTTGGTATTAGCAACCAGGAAAACGTGACCATGGCTAGAACAAACGACATCCCTGTCGTTTCCATTGCGGCCGTGATCCAAAACAATACGTCATCCTTTGCATTTCTTGAAGACTCAGGCATTGAAACAGTCAATGATTTCGAAGGTAAACGATACGGCGGTTGGGGTTCTGCCAGTGAAGAAGCGACCATTCAAGCCGTCATGGAAAACGCAGGCGCCGATTTTAATGAGCTTGAACTGATTACACTCGGAGCAACCGATTTTGTTAAAGCGATCGGCCGTGATGCCGACATTATGTGGCTTTTTGATGGGTGGGATAAAATCGCGGCTGAGCTTGCCGGCAAAAAGATTAATACGATATCGCTCCGTGAACTCGATCCGGCGTTGAACTATTACACACCTGTTATCATCGCAAATGAATCACTTCTCTCCGACCAGCCTGAATTGGCTGAGGCTTTTATGGAAGCAACTAGCAAAGGCTATCAAGACGCAATTGAGCAGCCAGAACAAGCCGCGAATACGCTTCTCGAAGCTGTACCTGAGCTAGATGAAGACCTTGTACAAGAAAGTCAGCAATACCTTAGCTCACAATTTCAAGCGGACAGCGAGCAATGGGGCCTACAAAAAACAGAGGTATGGGCTGCCTATGCGGACTGGATGGCTGAGCGATCATTAATTGAAGCAGAACTGAATGTCGAGGAAGCCTTTACGAATGGCTTCTTACCGGATCCGTCATCATGAACCCAATCATTCAAGTGACTGGCGTAACGAAGACATTTGCT contains these protein-coding regions:
- the cls gene encoding cardiolipin synthase; protein product: MKQTRQVFLMLLLIASFFLGISDWVDDRERFISWLIYGFIIASICFAILLEGRNPYKTLLWIYTMIFFPIAGYALYLMTGQLEVKGHLFRQKRQDNRWYFDRLHNNKPRDTWQGLGETEKTISTFIQQTTKNDMSFYTNADILTNGEEKFPDLITNLKTAKHFIHLEYYIFRSDHIGTTIIDILCDKAEQGVDVRVIYDGIGSIQLKRKAIQRMKQSGVNIYAFLPLSEGLKTQKVNFRNHRKIVIIDGQTGYIGGLNIGDEYIGRSREFNFWRDTHVKIKGEAIQHLHTIFLMDWQYVSGEKLPIKQFISNEALLQESADGGVHIVSSGPDSEQGTMADIYFTMVTEARQSVWIATPYFIPNKAMRTALSTAASRGVDVRLMVPEKNDGFFTRYGTQSYFAELLSKGVDIYTYHKGFLHEKVIIVDENVASIGTANVDLRSFNLNFEANVFLFQSKAVATLVNDYQSDLNDCRQVISSEWKNRPFSMRVKESFSRLFSPVL
- a CDS encoding ABC transporter substrate-binding protein, with the translated sequence MKKHHILQVGWLALLLLLAACTDAPSDQSSNDTAGNKEATPTSDNTDLTEVTVMLDWLPNTNHTGLYVAQANGYYEEQGLKITIQQPGEGNTSDQMVAAGQAEFGISNQENVTMARTNDIPVVSIAAVIQNNTSSFAFLEDSGIETVNDFEGKRYGGWGSASEEATIQAVMENAGADFNELELITLGATDFVKAIGRDADIMWLFDGWDKIAAELAGKKINTISLRELDPALNYYTPVIIANESLLSDQPELAEAFMEATSKGYQDAIEQPEQAANTLLEAVPELDEDLVQESQQYLSSQFQADSEQWGLQKTEVWAAYADWMAERSLIEAELNVEEAFTNGFLPDPSS
- a CDS encoding thiamine-binding protein, giving the protein MSTVNLGFQVLPKMNPGESSYDAVDRAIDVVAQSGVSYVVGPMETVMEGELNHLLQIVKQAQDACIAAGAHEVMTHVKIHYRPDGGVTLDEKISKYRG
- a CDS encoding ABC transporter permease; translation: MLFILLLLLLWEIATWGTGIEQWILPPPSVVIQTLWETRDLLFTHIGPTLMATFAGLSIAIIVAVTIATLTDVAYWIRQTIYPPLVISQTIPIIALAPLFMIWFGYGLLPKIIVVALVCFFPITISLADGYRQVDPSMLRLLRSMGASRWQQFKMVKLPGALPSFFSGLRIAGTYSVMGAVIGEWLGASKGLGVFMTRSSQSFQTDRVFAAIIVVVLLSLTIFLLIEVCARLTMSWHYQAKKK